From the Calditrichota bacterium genome, the window TAGGTCCTGCCCACTTCTGGCTCTGCGGTGAGGGCTTCTACCATGCGGCGAGCCTCGTTGCACGCGTCCGGGTCAACAGAGGCGATGAGGACGGTACCGTCGTCCTCAATGTCAATTGTCGCGCCAGTGGTCTGGATAATCTCCCTGATGGTCTTGCCTCCTGGGCCGATGACTGTGCCGATGGCATCCACCGGTATCTTGAAGGAAACGATGCGCGGTGCGTAGCGCGAGAGCTCCGGCCGCGGCCGGTCCAAGACACTGTCCATAATGTCCAGGATGCGCAACCTGGCAGCGCGTGCCTGATGGAGCGCTTCCTGCAGGACCTGGCGGGAGAGTCCGGAAGTCTTGATATCCAGCTGGAAGGCCGTGACGCCGGTACGGCTGCCCGCCACCTTAAAGTCCATATCGCCGAGGTGGTCTTCTTCCCCGAGGATGTCGGTGAGGATGACGGTGCGCTCGTCACCTTTCACCAGGCCCATGGCGATGCCCGCCACGGCGCCCTTCACTGGCACGCCAGCGTCCATGAGCGAGAGCGAACCGGCACACACGGTGGCCATCGAGGAAGAGCCGTTCGACTCCAGGATGTCGGAGACAATGCGGACGGTGTACGGGAAGACCTCGTCGCTGGGGATCATCGGCTTCAACGCCCTTTCGGCCAGGTTGCCGTGGCCGATTTCACGCCGACTTGGTCCACGCACTGGGCGCACCTCTCCGACCGAAAAAGGCGGGAAGTTGTAGTGCAGCATGTAGCTCTTCCAGAATTCGCCTTCCAGGTCGTCGATCTTCTGTTCGTCCATCTTGGTGCCGAGCGTGGTTGCGGCCAAGGCTTGCGTCTGTCCGCGCGTGAAAAGCGCCGAGCCATGGGCACGGGGCAACACGCCGACCTCACAGGTCACCTCGCGGATGGCCTCGGGTCGACGACCGTCCAGACGGCGATCCTCCTTAAGGATCATCGCCCGCACAATCGCTTTGACGCGCTCTTCGATGAGCTTGTTGATGACCGGCTCGCTTTCGGGGAATTCCTCTGCCAGGGCCTCGACGATTTCATTCTTGATTGCCTCCAGGGCTTCGCTGCGCTTTGTGCGGTCGGTCTGCCGGAGCGCCTCTTCCAGCCTGTTCCCCAGCAAGGTCTGTACCCGCTCCACGAGCGTCTGCTCGGGCTCGCAGCGCTCATACTCCCGCTTCGGCTTGGCGCACTCGGCGGCCAACTGCCGTTGGAGCTCGACGATTGCCTTGATGTGAGCATGCCCAAAGTCGAGCGCAGCCAGCAGGTCGTCCTCCGGAATCTCACGTGCTTCGCCCTCGACCATAATGACCGACTCTTCCGTGCCAGCCACCACGAGGTCGAGGTCGCTCTCTTCCAGTTGGGCAAACGTCGGGTTAACGACGAATTGCCCGCGGAGCCTTCCCACCCGCACAGCGCCCACTGGACCATTGAACGGAATGTCCGAAATCGTTAGCGCCGCAGAAGCTCCGATGACGCCCAGGATGTCGGCATCGTTCTCCCTGTCAGCCGACAGGACCCAAACGATGACCTGCACTTCGTAAGGGAAATCCTCCGGGAAAAGTGGCCGGAGAGGCCGGTCGATCAGGCGCGCATTGAGCACCTCGGTCTCACTCGGGCGTCCCTCCCGCTTGAAAAAGCCGCCGGGGATTTTTCCTGCTGCGTAGGCCTTCTCGCGATAGTCTACCGACAGCGGGAAAAAGCCCTGGGGCGGCAAGGGTCGGTCGCCCGCCACAACTGTGGCCAGAATGACGCTGTCGCCAAACTGCACCCACGCTGCGCCGTCAGCCTGCTTTGCTAACTTGCCAGTTTCTATGATGAGCTTGGAATGCCCAAGCTCCATCTCCTTACGTACAACCATTCTTCCTCCGTAAACTACTCCCTCGGGGAGGCCGCGTCCCTCCATGCCGCCGCTGCGCTTGAGGTACCTTCTTTCCCTCAATTCGCAGCGCGTAGGAGGCAGAATTGCCTACCTGCGAATTCCGAGCTCGTCGATCAAGCGACGATAGCGCTCGACGTCCTTGCGCCGCAGGTACTCGAGGAGTCGCCGCCTCTTGCCGACCAGCATCATCAGGCCGCGCCTGGAATGGTGGTCCTTGACATGCGTCTCCAAGTGCGCGGTGAGCTCCTTGATGCGCGCGGTCATGAGCGCAATCTGCGCCTCTGTCCGCCCCGAGTCTACAGGCGTGCTGCCGTACTTGCTGATGAGTTCTGCCTTCTGTTCTTTGGTCAGGGGCATTAGTCTCTCCTCTCCGTGTTCTCGAAAAATGCCTGACTTGCCACTACATCTGCTTCAATCTGACGCGCCAAATCATAGGGGGAATCGAAACGGCGTTCGCCGCGTATGCGGCCCAGAAACTCGACGCCTATCTCCTTGCCATAGAGCTCTCCCTCATAATCGTAGATGTGCACTTCGAGCACTGTCGCCTCGGTCTCGCCACCGAAAGTGGGGCGAACTCCGATATTGAGA encodes:
- a CDS encoding polyribonucleotide nucleotidyltransferase, with the protein product MVVRKEMELGHSKLIIETGKLAKQADGAAWVQFGDSVILATVVAGDRPLPPQGFFPLSVDYREKAYAAGKIPGGFFKREGRPSETEVLNARLIDRPLRPLFPEDFPYEVQVIVWVLSADRENDADILGVIGASAALTISDIPFNGPVGAVRVGRLRGQFVVNPTFAQLEESDLDLVVAGTEESVIMVEGEAREIPEDDLLAALDFGHAHIKAIVELQRQLAAECAKPKREYERCEPEQTLVERVQTLLGNRLEEALRQTDRTKRSEALEAIKNEIVEALAEEFPESEPVINKLIEERVKAIVRAMILKEDRRLDGRRPEAIREVTCEVGVLPRAHGSALFTRGQTQALAATTLGTKMDEQKIDDLEGEFWKSYMLHYNFPPFSVGEVRPVRGPSRREIGHGNLAERALKPMIPSDEVFPYTVRIVSDILESNGSSSMATVCAGSLSLMDAGVPVKGAVAGIAMGLVKGDERTVILTDILGEEDHLGDMDFKVAGSRTGVTAFQLDIKTSGLSRQVLQEALHQARAARLRILDIMDSVLDRPRPELSRYAPRIVSFKIPVDAIGTVIGPGGKTIREIIQTTGATIDIEDDGTVLIASVDPDACNEARRMVEALTAEPEVGRTYVGVVKKITNFGAFVEILPGKEGLLHISQISNRRVERVEDVLKVGEKVEVKLLRIESDGKLDLSRKALLKD
- the rpsO gene encoding 30S ribosomal protein S15, with product MPLTKEQKAELISKYGSTPVDSGRTEAQIALMTARIKELTAHLETHVKDHHSRRGLMMLVGKRRRLLEYLRRKDVERYRRLIDELGIRR